The nucleotide window aaaaacaataaaaaataagctcaaataatttaaacttatcttatttagtattcattaattctaacaataattaatgaatgttaaaataAGTTTTGGATGTTTTcactaatttattttgtttttcaaatattattattttataatatagtaTTAAAGATGATATGTACAAGCAAACTCTCTAGACCAAGATAATAGATAAGTAGGCATCATGGTACACACTACATAATACGCATAGATATTGTTCTCTTTCATCTATCAGTGTCACTATTTGATTAATCCAAAGACAGTGATAGATTAAAAGATATGGAAAGGACTTGCACAACTTGAGTCATTGCTATGCAATGAAATGAGAAGCATCTAGAGAGGTTGAGATGGACGAGAAGCCCAAAGAGAACTAAGAGAACGAAGTCTTTGCAAGTATTGCCCCAAAGCCAGCAATCCTTGAGCAGCTTGATGTGTTGTTAGGATCCTTGACATGTGTATCAGTGTCTGTTGCCTAAGATGATCTGCCTGTATTCATTATCGACCGGATAAATGtattagtgatggaggaaccAATCTGTCTCcagaataattataaaaaattgtggACAATAGAGCTCAGTCAGTAGCAACAGAGGAGATAGATTGATGCACTGCATAACTAGTCTATCTTCTCTGTTGCTATTGACTGAACTCGCTCTATTGTCCACaagaatttctaaaaaataaaaatttattgagaaCTAAAGTGTCCGATCTGAAGACTAATTCAGGTATTTGATGTTGTGTTACCTGGTTAAGGAAGCcttcaagtccctcaattttctCAATGGAATCAGCCATCTGAAACCCAAAGTTTCCTGCTACCAATGGATCAACTGCAATGTTGTGGACAAGACTCTGCTGGAGTTTATCCAGTCCTTGTGAGAGAGCATCTTCGGCTTGTTGCGACGATAGCCGGAGTCTGCTAATGCTAGCAGTTTGTTGTTCAGTTAAAGGTTCAAGCTGTGGCACAATGATctgcaagaaaataaaaaagattgctAGTTAATTGAGGTTGTCCACaattaacaatttaatttttttgttattaccAAAATTCATATTGATATTCTGTTTGTTCTAAGGAAGCAAGATTTTTGATGCAAATGAGTTACAATGTTATATGAATCAGATTACACTTAGAAGCTGCGAAGGGCGAGATCCTCCGATCCAAAGGAAAAGGCGCTCCGCGGATGATTTCCAGACACCACTGATTAGGTAGAATATATCAGCCTTTGCAGCATCTGATTTcatcttgaaaagatttgagTAATGATTCAACAGAGTTTGAACA belongs to Arachis duranensis cultivar V14167 chromosome 8, aradu.V14167.gnm2.J7QH, whole genome shotgun sequence and includes:
- the LOC107460853 gene encoding transcription factor TGA3, with protein sequence MQLEEEIVKAKKQSMYIGNNPLDASYMGSSGSLNSGIVLFEIEYGNWIEEQHKLNEELRNAFQTQAPDEQLNQLVQTLLNHYSNLFKMKSDAAKADIFYLISGVWKSSAERLFLWIGGSRPSQLLSIIVPQLEPLTEQQTASISRLRLSSQQAEDALSQGLDKLQQSLVHNIAVDPLVAGNFGFQMADSIEKIEGLEGFLNQADHLRQQTLIHMSRILTTHQAAQGLLALGQYLQRLRSLSSLWASRPSQPL